From a single Nostoc edaphicum CCNP1411 genomic region:
- a CDS encoding GAF domain-containing protein codes for MKAPLPDNEAKRIEMLLQYKILDTPPEAAFDDLTRLASYICQTPIALISLIDTNRQWFKSKVGMEALETHRDLAFCAHAILQPDVLVVPDATDDERFATNPLVTSDPNIRFYAGVPLTNPEGYPLGTLCVIDYVPRELNPEQLEALRTLGRQVIKQLELRRNLASLVLVTKKDKQSQRVYKQFFQKIAAGFALASAILVVVGAVSYQNTRVSTNNRSIVKNTYKKLNSLEELLSHIKDAQTRQSGYILTGKQIYLKPYQAALANVDQEIAQLKSLTADQPDEQKQIATLESLITAKLTELKQTIDLRQNKGLEAALQVLLRNDEQNLIGDIRKTINEMENEERRKLQQQLQAKQARIRNTILTLAIAISLSFIILAVVYYFIYREVIERKRTEETLNQERNFISAVVDTASALVTVLDSQGKIVRFNQACEQITGYPFDEVRGKYFWNVFLLPEEVNSAKAVFEQLLTGTGFLENENHWVMKDGSRRLIAWSNTFLKDYEGSVEYIVGTGTDITDRKRTQQHLTAQYAATRVLAESATISEATRQILQGICESLAWDLGEIWMVDQQANVLRFLDTWHKASLEMQEFEALKRQTTFAPGIGLPGRVWASSEPVWIADVVKDINFSNFKIAAQVGLHAAFGFPIRSGNKILGVITCFNREIQPLDEDLVKTMNSIGEQVGQFIQRKQAEEEIQRQNLRSQLFTEITLKIRQSLQIEEILQITVEEVQKILQTDRVLIYQLLPDESATTVIEAVVSGLPAIKEQSITPPYFQAEYLQQYYLQQYRQGRVLGLANLDLLEVEQSHLELMQQFGVKVNLVVPILVKEEVCGLLIVHQCDDSHHWSSFETHLLRQIADQVGIALAQAQLLAAETRQRQELEIARRQAELASQTKSAFLANISHEIRTPMNAVLGMTSLVLDTPLDAEQRDFIETIRSSGDALLSLINEILDLSKLEAGEMALETLDFDLSTCIEEVVELLAPSAHNKGLEIAAMIEHNVPTHLQGDAGRLRQILMNLISNAIKFTSTGEVLVQAELRALSPTTATIHFDITDTGLGVSPEDQRKLFMPFTQVDASTTRKYGGTGLGLAICKQLVTLMGGVIGVESQVEKGSKFWFEVLFTKQIEPVLPKCDRGFLHNRRLLIVDNNATNCKIIHHQATYWGMQVDQADSIAAALKVIQKACEQGKSYHVVLIDMQIPQTNGMTIGEQIQANSAIAEIPLIMLASTNQREEVQQALKIGFAAYLVKPIKPSRLLNTIITILETQPESGLEATEEIQSTETSAVLTSSCPNTATKSKLRILLAEDNLVNQKVALKQLDSLGYKADVVANGKEVLQQLEKIPYDLILMDCQMPILDGLETTKEIHRWQKGDFALRRRPVVIAMTANAMKEDEQMCLNAGMDDYLSKPVFKEKLAATLEHWTGVISSQQEAVVYEQTVSSDLAIDWEHLHQISGNDQEFELNLLQICVEDIKPRLEIIKVAIATHDFGQIAREAHHLKGATANIGATAYIAADKLEQLADYQELRGTTNLVSELEEFVNCIQEFLIKNKVFTIQN; via the coding sequence ATGAAAGCACCATTACCTGATAACGAAGCAAAGAGAATTGAGATGCTTTTGCAGTATAAGATTCTCGATACCCCACCTGAAGCTGCATTTGACGACCTCACCCGTCTAGCTTCGTATATTTGTCAGACTCCTATCGCCTTAATTAGCTTAATTGATACAAACCGTCAGTGGTTCAAGTCAAAAGTCGGAATGGAAGCCTTAGAAACACACCGAGATTTAGCATTCTGTGCCCATGCTATTCTCCAGCCTGATGTTTTGGTTGTACCTGATGCAACAGATGATGAACGGTTTGCTACAAACCCACTGGTAACATCTGACCCAAATATTCGGTTTTATGCTGGTGTACCTCTGACCAATCCAGAGGGATACCCGTTAGGAACCTTGTGTGTAATTGACTACGTACCACGAGAACTTAATCCAGAACAACTGGAGGCATTACGAACATTAGGCCGTCAAGTCATTAAGCAACTGGAATTGCGCCGAAATTTAGCAAGTTTGGTACTTGTTACCAAGAAAGACAAGCAGTCTCAGAGGGTATACAAGCAATTTTTCCAAAAGATTGCAGCAGGTTTTGCTTTGGCGTCGGCAATTTTAGTTGTGGTTGGCGCGGTTTCTTATCAAAATACAAGAGTATCTACTAATAATCGCAGTATCGTAAAAAATACTTATAAAAAACTCAACAGCTTAGAAGAACTACTGTCTCACATCAAGGATGCTCAGACTAGACAAAGTGGTTACATTCTGACTGGAAAACAAATTTATCTCAAACCTTATCAAGCAGCACTTGCTAACGTCGATCAAGAAATTGCTCAACTGAAAAGTCTAACGGCAGATCAACCGGATGAACAAAAGCAGATTGCAACGCTTGAATCTCTGATCACAGCTAAACTTACTGAACTAAAACAGACTATCGACTTGCGCCAGAACAAGGGATTAGAGGCGGCGTTGCAAGTACTACTGAGAAATGATGAACAAAATCTCATAGGTGATATCCGCAAGACGATCAATGAGATGGAAAACGAGGAAAGAAGGAAGCTTCAACAGCAGTTACAAGCAAAACAAGCCAGAATTCGCAACACAATTCTGACACTTGCGATCGCTATCAGCCTAAGTTTTATCATTCTTGCTGTAGTCTACTACTTCATCTATCGTGAGGTAATTGAGCGGAAGAGGACAGAAGAAACCTTAAATCAAGAACGCAACTTTATCTCAGCAGTCGTTGATACAGCCAGCGCGTTGGTAACAGTTCTCGATTCTCAAGGGAAAATCGTTCGTTTCAATCAAGCTTGTGAGCAAATAACAGGTTACCCTTTCGATGAGGTGAGGGGTAAGTATTTCTGGAACGTGTTCCTACTTCCTGAAGAGGTGAATTCAGCCAAAGCAGTTTTTGAGCAATTGTTAACTGGTACAGGCTTTCTAGAGAACGAAAACCATTGGGTAATGAAAGATGGTAGTCGCCGACTGATTGCCTGGTCAAATACCTTCTTAAAAGACTATGAAGGATCAGTAGAATACATTGTTGGTACTGGCACTGACATTACTGATCGCAAACGCACACAACAGCATCTAACTGCACAATATGCTGCAACCCGCGTTTTAGCCGAATCCGCCACCATCAGCGAAGCTACTCGCCAAATATTGCAAGGGATCTGTGAGAGTTTAGCATGGGATTTGGGTGAAATTTGGATGGTGGATCAACAGGCAAATGTGCTGCGTTTTCTCGATACATGGCATAAAGCATCCCTTGAGATGCAAGAGTTTGAAGCATTAAAGCGGCAAACTACCTTTGCGCCAGGAATTGGATTACCTGGTCGGGTTTGGGCTAGTTCTGAACCTGTTTGGATCGCTGATGTCGTTAAAGATATTAATTTCTCTAACTTCAAAATTGCTGCTCAAGTAGGACTACACGCGGCTTTTGGTTTTCCAATCCGCAGCGGTAACAAAATCCTTGGTGTCATTACCTGCTTCAACCGTGAAATCCAGCCGCTTGACGAAGATTTGGTAAAAACGATGAATTCGATTGGTGAGCAAGTGGGGCAATTTATCCAGCGGAAACAGGCTGAAGAAGAAATACAACGCCAAAACTTGCGATCGCAATTATTTACCGAAATCACCCTCAAGATTCGCCAATCATTACAAATCGAAGAAATTCTCCAAATCACTGTTGAAGAGGTACAAAAGATTCTCCAGACTGACCGAGTTTTGATCTATCAGCTTTTGCCAGATGAGTCTGCAACCACCGTTATAGAAGCAGTAGTTTCTGGCTTACCAGCAATCAAAGAGCAAAGCATCACCCCTCCCTACTTCCAAGCGGAGTATCTACAACAATACTATCTACAGCAGTACCGTCAAGGACGGGTTTTAGGACTGGCTAACTTGGATCTATTAGAAGTTGAACAAAGCCATTTAGAATTAATGCAACAGTTTGGGGTCAAAGTCAATTTGGTTGTGCCCATTCTTGTCAAAGAAGAAGTTTGTGGTTTGCTCATAGTTCATCAGTGTGACGATTCCCACCATTGGTCTAGCTTTGAAACTCATCTCTTGCGGCAAATAGCCGACCAAGTAGGTATTGCCTTAGCGCAAGCCCAACTATTAGCAGCAGAAACTCGTCAGCGACAAGAACTTGAAATTGCCCGTCGCCAAGCCGAATTAGCTTCTCAGACTAAAAGTGCTTTTTTGGCAAATATAAGTCATGAAATTCGCACTCCAATGAACGCTGTATTGGGAATGACCAGTTTAGTTTTAGATACTCCCTTAGATGCAGAACAGCGAGATTTTATTGAAACAATTCGGAGTAGTGGAGACGCTCTTTTGAGTTTAATCAACGAGATTTTGGATCTTTCCAAACTTGAAGCTGGAGAAATGGCTCTCGAAACTCTAGATTTTGACCTATCCACTTGTATAGAAGAAGTGGTGGAATTATTAGCCCCTTCAGCCCATAACAAAGGATTAGAAATTGCCGCCATGATTGAGCATAACGTCCCCACCCATCTCCAAGGAGATGCTGGTAGACTGCGGCAAATTCTCATGAACTTAATCAGCAACGCGATCAAGTTCACCAGTACAGGCGAAGTATTAGTACAAGCCGAATTGCGTGCGCTTTCTCCTACTACAGCCACAATCCATTTTGACATCACAGATACAGGTCTTGGCGTTAGCCCTGAAGACCAACGCAAACTCTTTATGCCCTTTACCCAAGTGGATGCTTCTACCACTCGCAAGTATGGTGGTACTGGTTTGGGATTAGCCATCTGTAAACAACTTGTAACCTTGATGGGAGGAGTGATTGGGGTAGAAAGTCAGGTAGAAAAAGGATCTAAGTTTTGGTTTGAGGTGCTTTTTACCAAGCAAATTGAGCCTGTTTTGCCAAAATGCGATCGCGGATTTTTGCACAATCGCCGCTTGTTAATAGTAGATAACAACGCTACTAATTGCAAAATTATCCATCATCAAGCTACTTATTGGGGAATGCAGGTAGATCAAGCTGACAGTATTGCTGCGGCCCTCAAAGTTATTCAGAAAGCTTGTGAGCAGGGAAAATCATATCATGTTGTCTTGATTGATATGCAAATACCCCAAACAAATGGCATGACAATAGGAGAACAAATTCAAGCCAATTCGGCAATTGCTGAGATACCTTTGATTATGCTTGCCTCTACTAATCAACGGGAGGAAGTGCAGCAGGCGCTCAAAATTGGATTTGCTGCTTATTTAGTCAAACCCATTAAGCCATCACGACTTCTCAATACAATCATCACTATTTTAGAAACTCAGCCGGAATCAGGGCTAGAGGCTACCGAAGAAATTCAGAGTACAGAAACTTCAGCCGTTCTTACTTCCTCTTGCCCTAACACCGCTACTAAATCCAAGTTAAGAATTCTCTTAGCTGAAGATAATTTGGTGAATCAGAAAGTAGCCTTGAAACAACTCGATAGTTTGGGCTATAAAGCCGATGTTGTTGCTAATGGAAAGGAAGTTTTGCAGCAATTAGAAAAAATTCCTTACGATTTGATTTTAATGGATTGCCAAATGCCAATTCTTGACGGTTTAGAAACCACAAAAGAAATTCATCGTTGGCAAAAGGGCGACTTTGCCTTGCGTCGCCGTCCGGTGGTGATTGCGATGACGGCCAATGCGATGAAAGAAGACGAACAAATGTGTCTCAATGCAGGTATGGATGACTATTTGAGTAAGCCAGTGTTTAAAGAAAAATTGGCTGCGACCTTAGAGCATTGGACAGGTGTGATCAGTTCACAACAAGAGGCGGTTGTGTATGAACAGACAGTTTCCAGCGACCTAGCAATTGATTGGGAACACTTGCATCAGATATCGGGAAATGATCAAGAATTTGAATTAAATCTATTGCAAATATGCGTTGAAGATATTAAACCCCGTTTAGAGATCATTAAAGTTGCGATCGCAACTCATGACTTTGGGCAAATAGCGCGAGAAGCTCATCACCTTAAAGGTGCCACTGCCAATATTGGAGCCACAGCATATATAGCCGCTGACAAACTAGAACAGCTAGCTGACTATCAAGAGCTTAGAGGCACCACTAACTTAGTCTCAGAATTAGAAGAATTTGTCAACTGCATTCAAGAATTTTTAATCAAAAACAAAGTTTTCACAATTCAAAATTGA
- a CDS encoding acyl--CoA ligase: MNLFELLAGEDDHLAVITPGERSLTYKQLRENVVGLVSQLNSFGLKRGERIAIAMTNGSPMAITFLAASLCGTAAPLNPKYKQDEFAFYYKDTQAKALITLSEDPEAAIAAVTPDMMLINAKVNTDGTLSFELVKEKLPPCSQLPAPLPQSDDIAMILHTSGTTSRPKRVPIRHRNLIASARNLIDAYSLTADDTTFCLMPLFHVHGLVGCLLATLASGGTLICPNGFNALEFWKLVDTYKPTWYSAAPTMHQTILARASRNTEIVKANRFRFIRSSSASLPPIIIEQLEATLNAPVVEAYSMTEASHLMTTNPLPPKVRKPGTVGYGFGVEVGIMDSEGNLLSQGSLGEVVVKAPNVIDGYENNPEANATAFVNGWFRTGDQGTVDADGYLRLTGRIKELINRGGEKISPLEVDDVLLRHPAVAEALAFAVPHKSLGEDIHAAVVLKVEAGEKELLAHCATMLADFKIPKQVHILDQLPRGATGKLQRLAMAKLLNIGE, from the coding sequence ATGAACTTATTTGAGCTTTTAGCAGGGGAAGACGATCATCTAGCCGTTATTACGCCTGGGGAGCGATCGCTAACTTATAAGCAATTGCGCGAGAATGTTGTTGGACTAGTATCCCAACTCAATAGCTTTGGATTGAAACGGGGGGAACGCATAGCCATTGCTATGACTAACGGTTCACCAATGGCTATTACCTTTTTGGCTGCCTCTCTGTGTGGTACTGCTGCACCCCTAAATCCTAAATACAAGCAAGATGAATTTGCCTTTTACTACAAAGATACCCAAGCAAAAGCACTGATTACATTGTCTGAAGATCCAGAAGCAGCCATTGCCGCTGTCACACCTGACATGATGCTGATTAATGCCAAGGTAAACACTGATGGCACATTAAGCTTTGAATTAGTCAAGGAAAAACTTCCCCCCTGCTCCCAACTCCCTGCTCCCTTGCCTCAGTCTGATGATATAGCGATGATTCTCCACACTAGCGGTACCACCAGTCGTCCCAAACGTGTACCGATTCGTCATCGCAACTTAATCGCTTCAGCCCGCAACCTCATTGATGCTTACTCACTCACAGCAGATGACACTACATTTTGTCTAATGCCCCTGTTTCACGTTCACGGATTGGTGGGCTGTTTACTAGCAACTCTGGCATCAGGCGGTACACTAATTTGTCCCAATGGTTTTAATGCCCTGGAGTTTTGGAAACTGGTAGATACCTATAAACCTACCTGGTACTCCGCAGCGCCAACTATGCATCAGACAATTTTGGCCCGCGCTAGCCGCAACACAGAAATTGTCAAAGCTAACCGCTTTCGTTTTATTCGCTCTAGTAGCGCTTCCTTGCCCCCGATTATCATTGAACAGCTAGAGGCAACTCTTAATGCTCCGGTGGTGGAAGCTTACAGCATGACTGAAGCATCTCACTTAATGACCACCAATCCCCTACCGCCAAAAGTGCGGAAACCAGGAACTGTAGGTTATGGCTTTGGTGTAGAAGTGGGCATTATGGACTCCGAAGGCAACCTATTATCTCAGGGAAGCTTGGGCGAGGTGGTGGTAAAAGCACCCAATGTTATAGATGGCTACGAAAACAACCCGGAAGCTAACGCCACAGCTTTTGTGAACGGTTGGTTTCGCACAGGGGATCAGGGTACAGTGGATGCAGACGGTTACCTCCGCTTGACTGGACGCATTAAAGAATTGATTAACCGGGGTGGGGAAAAAATTTCTCCCTTAGAAGTAGATGATGTCTTGCTACGCCATCCCGCCGTCGCTGAAGCTTTGGCTTTTGCTGTCCCCCACAAATCTTTAGGAGAAGATATCCACGCCGCTGTTGTCCTCAAGGTAGAAGCTGGCGAAAAAGAACTTTTAGCTCACTGTGCAACTATGCTGGCAGACTTCAAAATTCCCAAGCAAGTTCACATTTTGGATCAACTACCTCGTGGTGCTACTGGGAAACTGCAACGGTTGGCTATGGCGAAATTGCTGAATATTGGGGAGTAG